In Paenibacillus ihbetae, the following are encoded in one genomic region:
- a CDS encoding sensor histidine kinase, with protein MKLLWHKSIYPKIVAGFLLAIVPVYAAALYMNESGLRSVEQEITHSLNAKTHFFIRTLEQELRSTVQLMNDLSQDSDLQKLSTIAPAMSRSEYFQSINRLQGKMRLLQNSNQYMQEAKTYVPLIGKTIEQVSYEGAMPTEQMEALAKRPDGIVFEWEDKLQLGMVYPERWRTDTAPNFVIAAELSVPKLQSALLQLASGDGGAVLLGGDRSWTLTPEGGGTIGNRLAGHIDMKALTNTEFSKVPYNTKAVIDGASYWVSAERSAFLNADLVIYVPEAEFLGPLGKYRILFFGLSGFSLLVVIGFSGWIYSRIHQPLQRMVRAFRSIDFDSPRMELRHKHHDEFHYLYEQFNHMVKRLQALIHEVFEQKIRSQRSELKQLQSQINPHFLYNSFFTLHQMGAMQDYDNIVRFTRHLGEYFRYITRNAADEVPLKAEVGHAKAYVDIQTIRFHNRISAHWDDIPATWEQLHVPLLILQPLIENAYEHGLEEREAGGQIQITMAADRQTLHIIVEDNGERLTDEKLSGLQAMIETPDWKGEITGLSNVHRRLQLKFGPESGLTFSRSRLGGLRIDMKLPTAREERY; from the coding sequence ATGAAGCTGCTGTGGCACAAGTCGATTTATCCGAAAATTGTGGCCGGCTTTTTGCTTGCGATCGTCCCGGTGTATGCCGCCGCCTTGTACATGAACGAATCGGGACTTCGTAGCGTAGAGCAGGAAATTACCCATTCCTTGAATGCAAAGACCCATTTCTTCATACGCACGCTGGAACAGGAGCTGCGCTCGACGGTGCAGCTTATGAACGATTTATCCCAGGACTCCGACCTCCAGAAACTCAGCACCATCGCGCCCGCCATGAGCCGCTCCGAATATTTCCAGTCCATTAACCGCCTCCAGGGCAAAATGCGGCTGCTGCAAAACTCCAATCAATACATGCAAGAAGCCAAAACCTACGTTCCGTTGATCGGGAAAACGATCGAGCAGGTGTCCTATGAAGGCGCCATGCCGACGGAACAGATGGAGGCGCTAGCCAAGCGGCCGGATGGCATCGTCTTCGAGTGGGAGGACAAGCTTCAGCTCGGCATGGTATATCCGGAACGATGGCGGACAGATACAGCACCCAATTTCGTCATTGCGGCGGAGCTATCCGTTCCGAAACTGCAATCGGCGCTGCTTCAGCTCGCATCCGGGGACGGCGGTGCCGTTCTTCTTGGGGGGGACAGGAGCTGGACCCTGACGCCGGAAGGCGGGGGAACGATCGGAAACAGGCTGGCTGGCCATATTGATATGAAAGCGCTGACAAATACGGAGTTTTCCAAAGTTCCTTACAACACGAAGGCGGTGATCGATGGGGCGTCCTACTGGGTTAGCGCGGAGCGATCCGCCTTCCTGAATGCCGATCTGGTGATCTATGTGCCCGAGGCTGAATTTTTGGGGCCGCTCGGCAAATACCGCATCCTCTTTTTTGGCTTGTCGGGCTTCTCTCTGCTGGTGGTCATCGGCTTCTCCGGCTGGATTTACAGCCGGATTCATCAGCCGCTGCAGCGGATGGTCCGGGCATTCCGCAGCATCGATTTCGATAGTCCGCGCATGGAACTGCGCCATAAGCATCATGATGAATTCCATTATTTATACGAGCAGTTTAACCATATGGTAAAGAGGCTGCAGGCACTGATTCACGAGGTGTTCGAGCAGAAGATCCGATCCCAGCGCTCCGAGCTGAAGCAGCTTCAATCCCAAATCAACCCGCATTTTTTATATAACAGCTTCTTTACGCTGCACCAGATGGGGGCGATGCAGGATTATGACAATATCGTCCGCTTCACGCGGCATTTGGGGGAATATTTCCGGTATATCACCCGGAACGCCGCCGACGAAGTTCCGCTGAAGGCGGAGGTAGGGCATGCCAAAGCTTATGTGGACATTCAGACGATCCGTTTCCACAACCGGATCTCCGCCCATTGGGACGACATTCCGGCTACCTGGGAGCAGCTGCACGTTCCGCTGCTGATTCTGCAGCCCCTGATCGAAAATGCATACGAGCACGGGCTTGAGGAACGGGAAGCAGGCGGGCAGATCCAGATCACCATGGCGGCTGATCGGCAAACGCTGCACATCATCGTGGAGGATAACGGCGAGAGGTTAACGGACGAGAAGCTGTCGGGCTTGCAAGCCATGATTGAAACCCCCGATTGGAAAGGAGAGATCACCGGTCTATCCAATGTGCACCGGCGCTTGCAGTTAAAATTCGGACCTGAGAGCGGACTGACCTTTTCAAGAAGCAGGTTGGGCGGTTTGAGAATTGACATGAAACTGCCGACCGCAAGAGAGGAGCGATATTAA
- a CDS encoding response regulator, with protein MRSVYRILIVDDEPFIVNGLADLCQNAEHLGLEVHKAYSSSEALAWLKRAKMDIVLSDIKMPGLNGLALYKEISRQWPRCKVIFLTGYDDFTYVQEAIRLGSVDYVLKAEGNDAVLKAIEKTVELLDREVEEGGLIAKAREHMRRALPFLQQQYVLELMQRTPESISQPELEQRFSELEMKLAADKPCLLLLCRLDTRNREDGPSTQSLMSYAVQNIIGELLSPMTTGLAVEYGRSKMIWVLQYNEHGEVQEEGSRWPEPKQEQEPERVQRFVHGMLEQIQDVCRSLLRVKTSFAIAGEWVGFARLGEKFEGLKRLLDSGLGIGQESLLSETGPRSHSEGTGNFLGRSRVFLKRMELLRGCLDNGDREEFLHLLREVTDASSFPPEISHLLKMEVYYGLVSVLMPSLVDMEALSHAVEGEGNVDYIRLTHLEEHDSWAEASAYFERLAEIIFNRKEQGKQEQQHEVIDKVKRYIEDNLAGDLSLTQIGEAVGHNPSYLSRLYKQVTGEGLSDSINAARLAKAKQLLKETTDKIHVIAAAVGFSSPPYFYRFFKKTTHLTPQEYRELQNL; from the coding sequence ATGAGAAGCGTTTATCGAATCTTGATTGTGGATGACGAACCCTTTATCGTGAACGGGCTTGCCGATTTATGCCAGAATGCGGAACATCTCGGGCTCGAGGTGCATAAGGCTTACTCCTCTTCGGAGGCTTTGGCCTGGCTCAAGCGGGCGAAGATGGATATCGTCCTGTCCGATATTAAAATGCCGGGATTAAACGGTCTTGCCCTATACAAAGAAATATCCAGGCAGTGGCCCCGCTGCAAGGTCATATTCTTGACCGGATACGACGACTTCACCTATGTCCAGGAGGCCATTCGGCTGGGCAGCGTCGATTATGTATTGAAGGCGGAAGGAAACGATGCGGTGCTGAAGGCGATCGAAAAAACCGTGGAATTGCTTGACCGGGAGGTGGAAGAAGGCGGGCTGATCGCCAAAGCGAGAGAACATATGCGCAGGGCGCTGCCGTTTCTGCAGCAGCAGTATGTCCTCGAGCTGATGCAGCGGACGCCTGAAAGCATTTCGCAGCCGGAGCTGGAGCAGCGTTTTTCGGAGCTGGAAATGAAGCTTGCGGCCGACAAGCCCTGCCTGCTGCTGCTGTGCCGGCTGGATACCCGGAACAGGGAGGACGGCCCGTCGACCCAATCGCTGATGTCGTATGCGGTCCAGAATATCATTGGCGAGCTGCTCAGTCCGATGACCACCGGCTTGGCGGTGGAATACGGCCGTTCCAAAATGATCTGGGTGCTGCAGTACAACGAGCACGGGGAGGTTCAAGAGGAGGGCAGCCGGTGGCCAGAACCGAAACAGGAACAGGAACCGGAACGGGTCCAACGCTTTGTCCATGGGATGCTGGAGCAGATTCAGGACGTCTGCAGATCGCTTCTGCGCGTCAAGACCTCCTTCGCGATAGCAGGCGAGTGGGTCGGCTTTGCACGCCTGGGGGAGAAGTTCGAAGGGCTGAAGCGGCTCCTGGACAGCGGCCTCGGCATCGGTCAGGAGTCTCTGCTGTCGGAAACGGGCCCGCGAAGCCACTCGGAAGGTACGGGGAACTTTCTTGGTCGCTCCCGCGTGTTTCTGAAACGGATGGAGCTTCTGCGCGGCTGCCTCGACAACGGGGATCGCGAAGAATTTCTGCACCTCCTTCGCGAGGTGACGGATGCCTCTTCCTTCCCGCCCGAAATTTCGCATCTGTTGAAAATGGAGGTGTATTACGGCCTGGTCTCCGTGCTGATGCCGTCCCTCGTGGACATGGAAGCTTTATCCCATGCCGTGGAGGGTGAAGGGAATGTCGACTATATCCGGCTGACCCATCTGGAGGAGCATGACTCTTGGGCAGAGGCGAGCGCGTACTTCGAACGGCTGGCCGAAATCATCTTCAACCGCAAAGAGCAAGGGAAACAGGAGCAGCAGCATGAGGTCATCGACAAGGTCAAACGATATATCGAGGATAACCTTGCCGGCGACCTTTCCTTGACACAGATCGGGGAGGCCGTGGGGCATAATCCTTCGTATTTGTCCAGATTGTATAAGCAGGTGACCGGGGAAGGGCTGTCCGATTCGATCAATGCCGCCCGGCTGGCCAAAGCGAAGCAGCTGCTGAAGGAGACCACGGATAAAATCCATGTCATCGCAGCGGCCGTCGGGTTCAGCTCACCGCCTTATTTTTACCGCTTCTTCAAAAAAACGACCCATCTAACGCCGCAAGAATATAGAGAACTTCAAAACTTGTAA
- a CDS encoding extracellular solute-binding protein, translated as MKPKKIMPRLLVGMLMIVVMLSACSKGETGGNTPDSASNPEASTQEPGDPFGKYDPPIQLNAVRYVGEEVKFPSGQDIKNNVWTELYKEMGINLNYKWVVTGQEQYESKMNIAIASNDLPDIMQVTPEQLRQLADAGQLADLTAAFENYASDDLKQVMDIEKNALPSATFDGKLLAIPSTQPVIGGSAPLLWVREDWMEKLKLPEPKTMDDLVTIAEAFAKEDPDGNGKADTYGLALTKDIGLNSSSVGFFNGFGGYPQIWVEDAEGKLQFGSIQPEMKEALAKLQDMFKNKLIDPEFGVKDTVKVFESVTTHKVGMLIGPSWYPAWPFWDMVKEDESVKWKSYPIPSLEGGPATVQMPFAVSQYYVVKQGYEHPEVIVKLANLYYEKLYSSNAEFDKYGQVVEDDVSIGVNKYSLVEVVNPNKDLIRQEELAKALESGSDEGITSAETKIMFKEFQEYLAGNNPMGWSGYAANGPEGSMKQLRDLNDAGKVISNGYVGAPTETMADKKATLDRLEQETFIKIILGEASIDTFDEFVANWKKLGGDKITEEVNAWKAER; from the coding sequence ATGAAGCCCAAGAAAATCATGCCCCGACTGCTGGTCGGCATGCTGATGATTGTTGTTATGTTAAGCGCTTGCAGCAAAGGTGAGACCGGAGGGAATACGCCCGATTCCGCCTCGAATCCGGAGGCTTCGACCCAGGAACCCGGTGACCCGTTCGGCAAGTATGATCCCCCGATTCAGCTGAATGCGGTCCGGTATGTCGGCGAGGAAGTGAAATTCCCGTCCGGGCAGGACATCAAAAACAACGTGTGGACCGAGCTTTACAAAGAAATGGGCATTAACCTCAACTACAAATGGGTGGTGACCGGCCAGGAGCAGTACGAATCCAAAATGAATATCGCGATTGCCTCGAACGATCTCCCGGACATTATGCAGGTCACGCCGGAGCAGCTTCGTCAGCTCGCCGATGCGGGACAGTTGGCGGACTTGACGGCAGCCTTTGAAAATTATGCCAGCGATGATCTGAAGCAGGTCATGGACATCGAGAAGAACGCGCTCCCTTCCGCAACGTTCGACGGGAAGCTGCTGGCGATCCCTTCGACCCAGCCGGTCATCGGCGGCTCGGCCCCGCTGCTGTGGGTGAGGGAGGATTGGATGGAGAAGCTGAAGCTGCCGGAACCGAAAACGATGGACGATCTCGTGACGATCGCCGAGGCTTTTGCCAAAGAAGACCCGGACGGGAACGGCAAGGCAGACACCTATGGGCTCGCGCTCACGAAGGATATCGGATTAAACAGCTCCTCCGTAGGATTCTTTAACGGATTCGGCGGATATCCGCAAATCTGGGTCGAAGACGCGGAAGGTAAGCTGCAGTTCGGCAGCATTCAGCCGGAAATGAAGGAGGCGCTGGCCAAGCTGCAGGATATGTTCAAGAACAAGCTGATCGATCCGGAATTCGGCGTCAAGGACACCGTCAAGGTGTTCGAATCCGTGACGACCCACAAGGTCGGAATGCTCATCGGGCCGAGCTGGTATCCGGCATGGCCGTTCTGGGACATGGTGAAAGAGGATGAATCGGTGAAGTGGAAGTCCTATCCGATCCCGTCTTTGGAAGGGGGGCCGGCCACGGTGCAAATGCCTTTTGCCGTATCCCAATATTATGTGGTCAAGCAGGGGTACGAGCATCCTGAGGTCATCGTCAAACTGGCCAATCTGTATTATGAAAAGCTGTACAGCAGCAATGCCGAATTCGATAAATACGGACAAGTCGTCGAAGACGACGTATCGATCGGCGTCAATAAATACTCGCTGGTTGAGGTCGTCAATCCCAACAAGGACCTGATCCGGCAGGAGGAGCTGGCCAAAGCGCTGGAATCCGGAAGCGACGAGGGCATTACCAGCGCCGAAACCAAGATTATGTTCAAGGAGTTCCAGGAATATCTCGCAGGCAACAATCCGATGGGCTGGTCCGGCTACGCGGCCAACGGTCCGGAAGGCTCCATGAAGCAGCTCCGCGATCTGAACGATGCGGGCAAGGTGATCTCGAACGGTTACGTCGGAGCTCCGACCGAGACGATGGCGGACAAAAAGGCGACGCTTGACCGGCTGGAGCAGGAGACGTTCATCAAAATCATATTGGGCGAGGCCAGCATCGATACGTTTGACGAATTCGTGGCCAATTGGAAAAAGCTCGGCGGCGACAAAATAACGGAAGAAGTCAATGCCTGGAAGGCGGAAAGATAA
- a CDS encoding ABC transporter permease: MLSKKLRRQLPLHLMILPGVVIVLIYSYWPMVGIAMAFQKFVPFKGLFGSDWIGLDNFRYVFDLPETGQIIWNTVFIAFMKIIGGLVVPIVISLLLNELRNELIKRGVQTLVYLPHFLSWVILGGIFIDILSPTNGIVNQILGWFGIEPIFFLGSNQWFPYTLVITDIWKEFGFSTIVYLAALTSINPSLYEAATVDGANRWKQTWHITLPGMMPIIILLATLSLGNVLNAGFDQVFNLYSPQVYESGDILDTFIYRIGMQGAQYGVATAIGLFKSLISFIFIVTSYALASKFANYRIF, from the coding sequence ATGTTAAGCAAGAAACTCCGGCGGCAGCTGCCGCTTCATCTCATGATATTGCCCGGCGTCGTCATCGTCTTGATTTACAGCTACTGGCCGATGGTCGGCATCGCCATGGCTTTTCAGAAGTTCGTGCCGTTTAAGGGCCTGTTCGGCTCCGATTGGATCGGACTGGACAATTTCCGTTATGTGTTCGATTTGCCGGAAACCGGTCAGATCATTTGGAATACGGTGTTTATCGCATTCATGAAGATCATCGGCGGGCTCGTCGTGCCGATCGTCATATCCCTGCTGCTGAACGAGCTGAGAAACGAGCTGATCAAACGGGGCGTACAGACGCTCGTTTATTTGCCCCATTTTTTGTCATGGGTCATCCTCGGGGGGATCTTCATCGATATTTTGTCGCCGACGAACGGAATCGTGAACCAGATCCTGGGCTGGTTCGGCATCGAGCCGATCTTTTTTCTCGGCAGCAACCAATGGTTCCCTTATACCCTGGTCATCACGGACATTTGGAAGGAATTTGGCTTCAGCACCATCGTCTATTTGGCGGCATTGACCTCCATCAATCCTTCCCTATATGAAGCCGCTACGGTCGATGGCGCAAACCGCTGGAAGCAGACCTGGCATATTACCCTTCCGGGCATGATGCCGATCATCATATTGCTGGCGACCCTCTCGCTCGGAAACGTGCTGAACGCCGGCTTCGATCAGGTGTTTAACCTATACAGCCCGCAGGTCTATGAGAGCGGAGACATTCTGGACACGTTTATTTACCGGATCGGGATGCAGGGCGCCCAGTACGGGGTAGCCACGGCAATCGGCCTTTTTAAATCGTTGATCTCGTTTATTTTCATCGTCACGTCCTACGCCCTGGCATCCAAGTTCGCCAATTACCGCATATTTTAG
- a CDS encoding carbohydrate ABC transporter permease, which translates to MHTSSLSRKIFLAFNYTFLIGLGLLCFLPILHILAVSLSSKGAATAGIVKLWPVDFTLGSYQYVLNKPQFMVAMWVTVQRVVLGTGISMLLTLLIAYPLSKEPRDFKFRTQYAWFFVFTTLFSGGLIPRYMTIRDTGLIDTLWALIIPGAVAVFNVILLLNFFRGLPKELEESCFMDGGGYVTSLWNIYAPLSLPAMATVTLFTIVGQWNEWFDGLLLMNSPEKYPLSSYLQTVIVQTNLTMVNADDAAALADVSNRTFKAAQIFIGSLPILLLYPFLQRFFVKGIVLGSVKE; encoded by the coding sequence ATGCATACATCGTCGCTCAGCCGCAAAATCTTTCTCGCCTTCAACTATACTTTTCTGATCGGCCTCGGGCTGCTGTGCTTTCTTCCGATCCTGCATATTCTGGCAGTCTCGCTCAGCTCCAAGGGAGCGGCGACGGCCGGGATCGTGAAGCTGTGGCCCGTCGATTTCACGCTTGGCTCCTATCAATACGTCCTGAATAAACCCCAGTTCATGGTGGCGATGTGGGTGACCGTGCAGCGGGTCGTGCTCGGTACCGGGATCAGCATGCTCCTGACCCTGCTGATTGCTTATCCGCTGTCGAAGGAGCCGCGGGACTTTAAATTCCGCACGCAATATGCCTGGTTCTTCGTGTTTACAACCCTGTTCTCGGGAGGGCTGATTCCGCGCTACATGACGATCCGGGACACGGGGCTGATCGATACACTCTGGGCATTGATCATACCCGGGGCGGTGGCCGTATTCAACGTGATTTTGCTGCTTAATTTTTTCCGCGGCCTGCCCAAGGAGCTGGAAGAATCCTGCTTCATGGACGGCGGGGGATACGTCACCAGTCTGTGGAACATTTACGCTCCGCTGTCCCTGCCGGCCATGGCCACCGTTACGCTGTTTACGATCGTCGGCCAATGGAACGAATGGTTCGACGGGCTGCTGCTCATGAATTCGCCGGAAAAATACCCGCTCTCCAGCTATCTGCAGACCGTGATCGTCCAGACCAATCTGACCATGGTCAATGCGGATGACGCCGCTGCCTTAGCGGATGTATCGAACCGAACCTTTAAGGCCGCGCAAATCTTCATCGGATCCTTGCCGATTTTGCTGTTGTATCCGTTTCTGCAGCGATTCTTCGTCAAAGGAATCGTGCTGGGCAGCGTCAAGGAGTAA
- a CDS encoding LacI family DNA-binding transcriptional regulator: MSRKVSIRVLAEELGLSKYAVSRALSGKSGVSEATRQRVMELAKTLGYQQRQQAPALQTGEREQASSAPYILVCMSHAHSANAVYWQRVLNGLLRSCDELGYKAIIVSPEPEPARADQSPQQAIAPHLDWSRCGGIVVMGNLPEAVLSLIARAERPYVLVDHADDLASCDKVNNDNIEAGAAITRHLLSLKCRHIAIITDEAWSPSFEDRLTGARITISRQPEGAVKLTEWRIRYGAPWEQSLYERMLELTSASRPDAWIGANDDIAIRWMRKLQSEGHAIPAFTRIAGIDNVEAATLVTPSLTTVNLCKEELGQRAVEALIRRMERSGAPTETIHLSTRLIVRDST, from the coding sequence ATGTCAAGAAAAGTATCGATCCGGGTCCTCGCGGAGGAGCTCGGCTTATCCAAATATGCGGTTTCCCGGGCGCTAAGCGGAAAGTCCGGAGTCAGCGAAGCAACGCGGCAGCGCGTAATGGAACTGGCTAAAACGCTGGGCTACCAGCAGCGGCAGCAGGCTCCCGCCCTGCAGACCGGGGAACGGGAACAAGCATCGTCCGCCCCGTACATCCTCGTGTGCATGAGTCATGCCCATTCCGCTAACGCCGTTTATTGGCAGCGGGTCTTGAACGGATTGCTGCGCAGCTGCGACGAGCTGGGATATAAGGCGATCATCGTGTCCCCCGAGCCGGAGCCGGCCCGGGCCGACCAATCACCACAGCAAGCGATCGCTCCCCATCTCGATTGGTCCCGATGCGGCGGCATCGTGGTGATGGGCAACCTTCCCGAGGCGGTTCTCAGCCTCATCGCCCGCGCGGAGCGTCCGTATGTGCTGGTTGATCATGCAGATGACCTGGCCTCCTGCGATAAAGTGAACAACGATAATATCGAAGCCGGAGCCGCCATCACAAGGCATCTGCTCTCCCTGAAATGCAGGCATATCGCCATAATCACGGATGAGGCCTGGTCGCCCAGCTTTGAGGATCGCCTTACGGGTGCCAGGATAACGATAAGCCGCCAGCCTGAAGGGGCGGTCAAGCTTACCGAATGGAGAATCCGTTACGGAGCTCCCTGGGAGCAGTCATTATATGAACGGATGCTGGAGCTGACGTCGGCATCGCGCCCGGACGCCTGGATCGGCGCTAATGACGATATTGCGATCCGCTGGATGCGCAAGCTTCAATCGGAAGGCCATGCCATTCCAGCGTTTACCCGGATCGCCGGCATCGATAACGTGGAAGCCGCAACCCTTGTCACGCCTTCGTTGACTACGGTCAATCTGTGCAAGGAGGAGCTGGGACAGCGGGCAGTCGAAGCGCTGATACGCCGCATGGAGCGTTCCGGCGCTCCGACGGAGACGATCCATCTATCGACCCGCCTTATTGTAAGGGACAGCACCTGA
- a CDS encoding VOC family protein, with protein sequence MIQSIVHIALVVKDYDEAIEFYTRKLNFTLLEDTYQPEQNKRWVVVAPPGSVGTTILLARASKPEQEPFIGNQAGGRVFLFLNTDDFWRDYEEMVQRGIEFVRPPKEQPYGMVAVFKDLYGNLWDLLELNEDHPLMRRTK encoded by the coding sequence ATGATCCAATCGATCGTACATATCGCGCTTGTTGTAAAAGATTACGACGAGGCTATTGAGTTCTATACCCGTAAGCTGAATTTCACATTGCTCGAGGACACATACCAGCCGGAGCAGAATAAGCGCTGGGTCGTCGTTGCTCCGCCGGGATCGGTCGGTACGACCATTTTGCTTGCCAGGGCATCCAAGCCGGAGCAAGAGCCTTTTATCGGCAATCAAGCCGGAGGAAGGGTGTTTCTGTTTCTGAATACCGATGATTTTTGGCGCGATTACGAGGAGATGGTTCAGCGGGGGATCGAGTTTGTCCGGCCGCCTAAAGAGCAGCCTTATGGAATGGTGGCCGTGTTCAAGGATCTCTACGGAAACCTGTGGGACTTGCTGGAGTTGAATGAAGACCATCCTCTTATGAGAAGAACGAAGTAG